The proteins below come from a single Oscillatoria sp. FACHB-1407 genomic window:
- a CDS encoding cation:proton antiporter domain-containing protein: MHLEPIVSFAILLAVILIVPLCFERLKLPGLLGLLVAGVVLGPNGLRLLDTDSETMKLLSDIGLVYLMFVAGLEVDLDEFQANRNRSIGFGGFTFAVPLIVGTIVGRMFGFGWNASILIGSLFASHTLLAYPIISRLGVINNEAVMVTIGATIFTDIGALMVLAVCVSIHQGEFTALSLITLLGSLALYSVLILVGFKRIGKEFFRRSGDEEGNQFLFVLLVVFIAALGAEVIGVEKIIGAFLAGLAVNSVLGESPVKEKVIFVGNVLFIPIFFVDLGLLIDIPGFISSLSSIWLTVAIVVGLVSSKFGAALLAKLVYRYNWQEMLTMWSLSLPQVAATLAATLVGYRAGLLTENVLNGVIVLMLVTATLGPLITARSAANLVPTVPSSVEPESNLSLHWSDEVDSKPLTIVVPVYNPKTEQFLIEMAALLARHESGKLVPLAVTTAQASMDAPELKNALQRSELLLSRATELSREFGVNAEPLSRIDDSIAQGISRASREQNADLIVMGWGKTTGFRARLFGTVINSVLWSSHCPVAVTRLLDSPGSIHRILVPIDTLTHRAVRLVRFAQILAASNLAEVTLLHVCDRHTTPSRIAWTEEQLNLLTAKYSPHTRTTVLVVPSDNVAATIINTAKSFDLVVLRSIRQRLRIGELAISDLTTEVVQHLTCSVVLLGEPQRQSVPALLDMRGQVIPASS, translated from the coding sequence ATGCATTTAGAACCCATTGTTTCGTTCGCTATCCTGTTAGCCGTTATTTTGATTGTGCCTTTGTGCTTTGAGCGGCTAAAACTTCCAGGATTGCTGGGGCTGCTTGTAGCAGGCGTCGTGCTTGGTCCAAACGGATTGCGCCTGCTGGATACTGATTCTGAAACGATGAAACTATTGTCAGACATCGGATTGGTCTATCTGATGTTTGTAGCAGGTCTAGAAGTGGATCTGGATGAGTTTCAAGCCAACAGAAACCGCTCGATTGGCTTTGGTGGCTTCACCTTTGCCGTGCCCCTGATCGTCGGCACGATCGTTGGGCGCATGTTTGGTTTCGGCTGGAATGCCTCTATCTTGATTGGTTCGCTGTTTGCCTCCCACACGTTGCTGGCGTACCCCATCATTAGCCGTTTGGGCGTGATCAACAACGAAGCGGTGATGGTGACCATTGGGGCAACTATCTTTACGGATATTGGTGCATTGATGGTGCTGGCGGTGTGCGTCAGCATTCATCAAGGTGAATTTACAGCTTTGAGTCTGATAACGCTCTTGGGGTCGCTGGCACTGTATTCAGTGCTAATCCTGGTTGGGTTTAAGCGGATCGGCAAAGAGTTTTTCCGGCGATCGGGCGACGAAGAAGGAAACCAATTTCTGTTTGTGCTGCTGGTGGTGTTTATTGCCGCATTAGGGGCTGAAGTCATCGGGGTTGAAAAGATTATTGGCGCGTTTTTGGCGGGATTGGCAGTTAACAGCGTGTTGGGCGAAAGTCCCGTCAAAGAGAAAGTGATCTTTGTGGGGAATGTGCTGTTTATTCCCATCTTTTTTGTGGATTTGGGGCTACTCATTGACATTCCGGGGTTCATTAGCAGCTTAAGTTCGATCTGGTTGACAGTGGCGATCGTCGTTGGTTTGGTTAGCAGCAAGTTTGGAGCGGCTCTGCTCGCGAAATTGGTTTATCGCTATAACTGGCAAGAAATGCTAACAATGTGGTCATTGTCACTGCCCCAGGTAGCCGCGACTCTGGCAGCAACACTGGTGGGTTATCGGGCTGGATTGCTGACTGAGAATGTGTTGAACGGGGTGATTGTGTTGATGTTGGTGACCGCCACTTTGGGACCTCTGATCACCGCCCGTAGTGCTGCTAACCTCGTTCCCACGGTGCCCAGTAGTGTAGAACCCGAATCTAACTTGTCCCTGCACTGGAGTGATGAAGTAGACTCTAAACCGTTAACGATTGTTGTACCTGTTTACAACCCTAAAACCGAGCAATTTTTGATCGAAATGGCGGCGTTGCTCGCACGACATGAGTCTGGAAAGCTTGTGCCTCTTGCCGTAACTACGGCTCAGGCTTCAATGGATGCTCCGGAGTTAAAGAATGCGCTGCAACGAAGTGAATTGTTATTGTCGCGTGCGACTGAGTTGAGCCGAGAGTTTGGTGTTAATGCAGAACCGCTGTCGCGTATTGATGACAGTATTGCTCAAGGTATTAGCCGTGCTAGCCGAGAGCAAAATGCGGACTTGATTGTGATGGGATGGGGCAAAACTACGGGCTTTCGGGCGCGACTGTTTGGCACGGTGATTAACAGCGTGTTGTGGTCGTCACATTGTCCTGTGGCAGTGACTCGATTGCTCGATTCTCCGGGCAGTATCCATCGCATCCTCGTACCCATCGATACGTTAACTCACCGGGCGGTGCGTCTGGTGCGCTTTGCCCAGATTCTCGCTGCCTCCAATCTGGCAGAGGTGACGCTGTTGCATGTGTGCGATCGCCACACCACTCCTAGCCGCATTGCCTGGACTGAAGAGCAACTAAATCTGCTGACTGCCAAATACTCCCCTCATACGAGAACTACGGTGTTAGTGGTGCCATCAGACAATGTGGCTGCCACCATCATTAATACGGCTAAATCGTTTGATCTGGTCGTGTTGCGATCGATTCGACAACGCCTGCGAATTGGAGAATTGGCAATTAGTGACCTCACTACTGAAGTTGTTCAACACCTGACTTGTTCTGTTGTGCTGCTGGGCGAGCCGCAACGACAGTCGGTTCCGGCTTTGCTGGATATGCGGGGACAGGTGATTCCGGCGAGTAGCTAA
- a CDS encoding Uma2 family endonuclease, giving the protein MSQRSYPVPQTDPPLSPRETLPTMYDLPSENPEEPGLPDEFHDLQPQLLSATLQLRNYAQNQFFTGSDLNLYYDVRHAQWYKRPDWFLVLGVPRLYDDDMRSSYVVWQEGVNPFVVVELLSPGTEKEDLGEYANPTRVVEGDQSLTPQLTRAVRVGTKSGDGQLAEDSPPRKWEVYEQILRVPYYVVFSRYTNQLRFFQLLGGHYQEQFLDPNTPRIWIPELELGLGLWQGEFQGIDRLWLRWCDSQGNWILTDAEQEREEKERAIARVEQVETQLRQVAFNLMQQGMSVEQVATLMQLTPNEVQTLVNADLEG; this is encoded by the coding sequence ATGAGCCAGCGATCGTACCCCGTCCCGCAGACAGACCCGCCTCTCTCTCCCAGAGAGACACTGCCCACGATGTATGATCTACCGAGCGAAAATCCTGAGGAGCCTGGATTGCCCGACGAGTTTCATGATTTACAACCCCAACTGCTGAGTGCCACACTCCAGCTTCGCAACTACGCCCAAAACCAATTCTTCACAGGCTCAGACTTAAATCTCTATTACGATGTACGCCATGCTCAGTGGTACAAGCGTCCTGACTGGTTTCTAGTTCTGGGGGTGCCCCGTCTGTATGATGACGATATGCGATCGAGTTATGTCGTCTGGCAGGAAGGGGTCAATCCTTTTGTCGTCGTGGAACTGCTGTCGCCAGGTACCGAAAAGGAAGACTTAGGAGAGTATGCGAATCCAACTCGTGTTGTAGAGGGTGATCAATCTCTCACTCCCCAGTTGACCCGCGCAGTCCGGGTAGGAACCAAGTCAGGGGACGGGCAACTCGCGGAAGACAGTCCACCCCGAAAGTGGGAGGTGTATGAGCAAATCTTGCGAGTGCCCTACTATGTCGTATTTAGTCGCTATACCAATCAACTCCGGTTCTTTCAGCTGCTTGGTGGGCACTACCAGGAGCAATTCCTTGACCCCAACACTCCTCGCATTTGGATTCCCGAATTGGAGCTAGGGCTAGGGCTGTGGCAAGGAGAATTTCAAGGAATCGATCGCTTGTGGCTGCGTTGGTGTGATAGTCAGGGAAACTGGATACTCACCGATGCAGAACAGGAACGAGAAGAAAAGGAAAGAGCGATCGCACGGGTAGAGCAGGTAGAAACCCAGTTACGTCAGGTCGCTTTCAATCTCATGCAACAGGGAATGTCAGTAGAGCAAGTTGCGACCTTGATGCAGCTCACACCCAATGAAGTGCAAACGTTGGTCAACGCTGACCTGGAAGGATAG
- the mgtE gene encoding magnesium transporter — translation MLTQEVCTSLSAATADLNRLKWELNCLPAVDVGDYIADLPPERQAIAFRLLNKDHATDVFEYLPSEVQEELVSSLHHAQVRQIVEAMRPDDRAELFDELPAGIVRKLLQQLSIEERQATATILGYPEGTAGRVMTTEYVRLREGLTVGEALEKIRRTDEDKETIYYAYVTDDNRKLVRVISLRQLLFTIPTVLVRDVASDRVIKAYTEMPQEQVAQLMKRYDLIAVPVVDREDRLVGIITIDDVVDILEEEATEDIQKLAGVSGGDEAALSPPTVTIRKRLPWLLGNIGLYIGAASAIAPFQNVISLVPVLAVIMPILSNTSGNVAIQALSVTVRGLGVGEVTHEDTFKILRKEILAGFGTAIALGSALGILSLIWSVPGDRWIAIVAALVMMVNVLVAASLGTLLPMGLKRMNLDPALISGPLLTTTLDAVGFLTFLSLISVALNLVA, via the coding sequence ATGCTCACTCAGGAAGTTTGCACTTCACTGTCAGCGGCGACTGCTGACTTAAATCGGCTGAAGTGGGAGCTAAATTGCCTCCCTGCTGTTGATGTTGGCGATTACATTGCGGATTTGCCACCCGAACGTCAGGCGATCGCCTTTCGGTTGCTCAACAAAGACCATGCCACTGATGTGTTTGAATATCTGCCCTCAGAGGTGCAGGAAGAACTCGTCAGTTCACTGCATCATGCCCAGGTGCGCCAGATTGTCGAAGCCATGCGCCCTGACGATCGCGCCGAATTATTTGATGAGTTGCCAGCAGGCATCGTACGGAAACTCTTACAGCAACTCAGCATTGAGGAGCGTCAAGCCACTGCCACCATCCTGGGCTACCCAGAGGGCACAGCGGGACGGGTGATGACGACCGAATATGTGCGGTTGCGGGAGGGGTTGACCGTTGGTGAAGCTCTAGAAAAGATCCGACGCACCGACGAAGACAAGGAAACCATCTATTACGCCTACGTCACGGATGACAACCGCAAACTGGTGCGGGTGATTTCCTTGCGGCAGTTGTTGTTCACCATTCCAACGGTGTTGGTGCGCGATGTGGCGAGCGATCGCGTCATTAAGGCATATACCGAGATGCCCCAGGAACAGGTCGCCCAACTGATGAAACGCTATGACCTGATTGCCGTGCCTGTGGTCGATCGCGAAGATCGGTTGGTGGGCATCATTACCATCGACGATGTGGTAGATATTTTAGAAGAAGAAGCCACCGAAGACATCCAAAAACTGGCAGGGGTCAGTGGTGGAGACGAAGCGGCTCTGTCTCCTCCAACCGTCACGATTCGCAAGCGGTTGCCCTGGTTGCTCGGTAACATCGGGCTTTATATCGGTGCGGCTAGTGCGATCGCCCCCTTTCAAAACGTGATCTCCCTTGTCCCCGTGTTAGCCGTGATCATGCCAATTCTGTCCAACACCAGCGGCAACGTCGCGATTCAAGCCCTCTCGGTGACGGTGCGGGGGTTGGGTGTAGGCGAAGTGACGCATGAGGATACCTTCAAGATTTTACGAAAAGAAATCCTGGCGGGCTTTGGCACGGCGATCGCGCTGGGTTCTGCGCTGGGCATCCTGTCGTTGATCTGGTCAGTTCCGGGCGATCGATGGATTGCGATCGTCGCGGCTCTGGTAATGATGGTGAATGTCTTAGTCGCTGCCAGTTTGGGCACGTTGTTGCCGATGGGACTCAAGCGCATGAACCTCGATCCGGCGTTGATTAGTGGACCGTTGTTGACCACAACCCTGGATGCAGTCGGGTTTCTCACGTTCCTGTCGCTGATCTCAGTAGCTCTGAATCTGGTTGCTTGA
- a CDS encoding TetR/AcrR family transcriptional regulator: protein MESLSPSNPQIEESSSTREKREQILRGAMQVFLSQGYAGTSMDRAAAAAGVSKQTIYSHFQDKEGLFTALIERVTINRMQFDFCAEAMHGEPAVLLRRLANTFLQKMTDEEYLALLRVVIAESVRFPELAQLYTRTVIQRAQHSLSVYFKSHLELGIEDPEAIARIFWGSLVSFLVSQEILYGKLVMPMEKERFITNLVELVLSHTQS from the coding sequence TTGGAATCGTTGTCACCATCCAACCCCCAAATCGAAGAATCTAGCAGTACACGAGAAAAACGAGAGCAAATTTTACGGGGAGCCATGCAAGTCTTTCTGAGTCAGGGCTATGCAGGCACCAGTATGGATCGGGCCGCCGCCGCCGCAGGGGTTTCAAAGCAAACGATTTATAGCCACTTTCAAGATAAGGAAGGGTTGTTTACTGCATTGATTGAGCGAGTCACGATCAATCGGATGCAGTTTGACTTTTGTGCTGAAGCGATGCATGGTGAACCTGCTGTGTTACTGCGTCGTCTCGCCAATACGTTTCTCCAAAAGATGACCGATGAGGAGTACCTCGCCCTGCTGCGCGTCGTCATTGCCGAATCTGTCCGCTTCCCAGAATTGGCACAACTCTACACCCGCACTGTAATTCAACGGGCACAACATAGCCTCAGTGTTTATTTCAAGTCTCATTTAGAACTCGGCATAGAAGATCCAGAGGCGATCGCCCGGATCTTTTGGGGCTCCCTCGTCTCATTTCTGGTGTCGCAAGAGATTCTCTACGGCAAACTTGTCATGCCTATGGAAAAAGAGCGGTTCATTACTAATTTGGTGGAGTTGGTTTTGAGCCATACACAGTCCTGA
- a CDS encoding HlyD family secretion protein: MAQSVSDASTQAGQAAQHRGAAKRRLLLPLGLVVVAAGLTTWYWLSRPTSDDLQLSGRIEGYETDIGSKVAGRIEEVTVREGEEVNQGDILVRMDDDELQAQLQGATAALQAAQQREANARLQVSVLESQIAEAQLTLQQSRGDTQGQISQAEATVAAAIAQLREAEAQATRANADLRLAGINRDRYAQLVNEGAVTQQQFDQAETTYQTAQATLVSQQAAVEAARRQVAAAQGGLTQTRSTNLNPDIRNVQVERLNTQLEQARVQLAIAQSDVTNAQASRQQIQAQLDNLTVVSPIDGVVTTRSVEPGVVVASGRNLLSVVDLNTVYLRGFVPAGEIGNIRVGQAARVYLDSNPDQPLAAQVAAIDAEASFTPENVYFQEDRVQQVFGVRLSIAEPGGFAKPGMPADAEIVLEESEE; this comes from the coding sequence ATGGCGCAATCTGTTTCAGATGCCTCAACCCAAGCTGGGCAAGCCGCTCAGCACCGAGGTGCAGCAAAACGTCGGTTGTTATTGCCGTTGGGGTTGGTGGTGGTAGCGGCAGGGTTAACTACCTGGTATTGGCTCTCACGACCGACGTCGGATGATTTGCAGTTGAGTGGTCGAATTGAGGGTTACGAAACGGACATTGGCAGCAAGGTGGCGGGGCGCATTGAAGAAGTCACGGTGCGAGAGGGAGAAGAGGTCAATCAGGGTGACATTCTGGTGCGGATGGATGATGACGAGTTGCAGGCTCAACTTCAGGGAGCGACTGCTGCACTGCAAGCCGCGCAACAACGCGAAGCCAACGCTCGCCTGCAAGTCTCGGTGCTGGAGAGCCAGATCGCCGAAGCGCAGTTAACCTTACAGCAATCGCGTGGTGACACGCAGGGACAAATTTCTCAAGCCGAAGCGACGGTAGCAGCCGCGATCGCCCAACTGCGAGAGGCTGAAGCGCAAGCAACACGAGCCAATGCTGATTTGCGCTTAGCCGGGATCAACCGCGATCGCTATGCCCAACTGGTCAACGAAGGAGCCGTAACCCAACAGCAATTTGACCAGGCTGAAACCACCTATCAAACCGCTCAAGCCACGTTGGTGAGTCAACAGGCGGCTGTCGAAGCAGCCCGTCGCCAGGTAGCCGCAGCGCAGGGAGGCTTGACCCAGACCCGCTCCACAAACCTCAACCCTGACATTCGCAATGTGCAGGTTGAGCGGCTCAACACCCAACTGGAACAGGCACGAGTGCAATTGGCGATCGCCCAATCTGACGTCACCAACGCTCAAGCCAGTCGCCAACAAATTCAGGCACAACTGGATAACCTCACCGTAGTCAGCCCAATTGATGGAGTTGTGACGACCCGTAGCGTGGAACCTGGAGTCGTGGTCGCCTCTGGCAGAAATCTCCTTTCCGTGGTGGATCTCAACACGGTGTATCTGCGTGGCTTTGTCCCGGCAGGTGAAATTGGCAATATTCGGGTGGGTCAAGCCGCACGGGTCTATCTCGACTCCAATCCTGACCAACCCCTCGCTGCCCAGGTTGCTGCAATTGATGCCGAGGCATCCTTCACTCCAGAGAATGTCTATTTTCAAGAAGACCGTGTGCAGCAAGTCTTTGGCGTTCGCCTCAGCATCGCCGAACCCGGAGGATTTGCCAAACCGGGAATGCCTGCTGATGCGGAAATTGTCTTAGAAGAATCAGAAGAGTGA
- a CDS encoding YXWGXW repeat-containing protein, translating into MGNGQWSLGNGQWLMVNGHWVMVNGHWVMGNGHWVMVNG; encoded by the coding sequence ATGGGTAATGGTCAATGGTCATTGGGTAATGGTCAATGGTTAATGGTCAATGGTCATTGGGTAATGGTTAATGGTCATTGGGTAATGGGTAATGGTCATTGGGTAATGGTCAATGGTTAA
- a CDS encoding ATP-binding cassette domain-containing protein produces MTDTVIQVQGLQKHYGTTHAVRGIDFTVQRGEIFGLIGPDGAGKTTTFQILAGVMEASEGRVEVLHRPPRDARLGIGYLTQQFSLYLDLSIDENIRYSAGLREVPPDRLLERRDRYLKLMSLEQFGSRLAGQLSGGMKQKLALCCALVSQPEILLLDEPTTGVDPVSRREFWDVLATLSSQGVTIVVATPYLDEAERCNRIALMYEGEIQQVGTLQQLRQNLGLHRLELRTDYLEQTEAVLLKAIHHAKADSNAPSSLVDVQTFGDRLDVLVCSPDQSEAEVRHLLAQERLTLTDLQPVEATLENVFVTRLRQQGADPPFISFPRTRQDLGRSPTSSSSENHIAIKTNHLSKTFGNFQAVRDVTLEVRYGEIYGLLGANGAGKTTTIKMLCGLLAPSGGEMMLAGRTQDLRNTALRQRIGYMSQKFTLYDDLSVVQNLEFYCGVYGVPRHQRREKIDWVLAICGLEGQEDMLTGRLPGGWKQRVSFGASVMHEPEILFLDEPTSGVDPLARRQFWRLIEDFARRGTAILVTTHYLEEAEHCNYLGFLVAGEVMAQGSPSQIKAQQPGQLIELVTNHTQTASDLLKTQLDPWRVSIFGDRLHLVLDHPDTELPHIRDLLDQTPTPNGMLEIHSLRPVPFSLEDTFIGIVERAQSKVSTNA; encoded by the coding sequence ATGACTGACACTGTCATCCAAGTTCAAGGCTTACAAAAACACTACGGCACAACACACGCGGTGCGGGGCATTGACTTCACGGTGCAGCGAGGTGAAATTTTTGGGTTAATTGGTCCTGATGGGGCAGGCAAAACCACGACTTTCCAAATCCTGGCGGGGGTGATGGAAGCTAGCGAGGGTAGGGTGGAGGTGTTGCATCGCCCGCCCAGAGACGCCCGTCTGGGCATTGGCTATCTGACGCAGCAATTCTCGCTTTATCTGGATCTCAGCATCGATGAAAATATTCGCTACAGTGCAGGTCTGCGAGAGGTGCCGCCCGATCGCCTGTTGGAACGGCGCGATCGCTACCTCAAGCTGATGAGCCTGGAACAGTTTGGTAGTCGTCTGGCGGGGCAACTATCGGGGGGTATGAAGCAAAAGCTGGCGTTGTGTTGTGCGCTGGTGTCTCAACCCGAGATTTTGCTACTCGATGAACCGACGACGGGAGTTGATCCGGTGTCGCGGCGCGAGTTTTGGGATGTGTTAGCGACACTCTCTAGTCAGGGGGTGACGATCGTAGTCGCAACGCCTTACCTGGATGAGGCAGAACGCTGTAACCGGATTGCCTTGATGTATGAGGGAGAAATCCAGCAGGTGGGCACCTTACAGCAATTGCGGCAGAACCTGGGATTACACCGTCTGGAATTGCGAACTGACTATCTGGAGCAGACTGAAGCTGTGCTGCTCAAGGCGATTCACCATGCCAAGGCTGACTCGAATGCACCTTCCTCGTTGGTGGATGTGCAGACTTTTGGCGATCGCCTCGATGTGTTGGTGTGTTCCCCTGACCAGAGTGAAGCCGAAGTAAGGCACTTGCTCGCCCAGGAACGTTTAACTCTGACCGATCTGCAACCCGTCGAAGCCACGTTAGAGAATGTCTTTGTGACTCGTCTACGGCAACAGGGAGCCGATCCTCCGTTTATTTCCTTTCCACGCACTCGCCAAGATCTGGGGCGATCGCCCACATCCTCTAGTTCAGAAAACCACATCGCCATCAAGACCAACCACCTCAGCAAAACCTTTGGCAATTTTCAGGCGGTGCGCGATGTCACGCTCGAAGTCCGCTATGGCGAAATTTACGGCTTGTTGGGTGCGAATGGGGCAGGCAAAACCACCACTATCAAGATGCTCTGCGGATTGTTGGCTCCCAGTGGGGGAGAGATGATGCTGGCTGGGCGTACCCAAGATCTGCGAAATACGGCTCTGCGCCAACGGATCGGTTACATGAGCCAAAAATTCACGCTCTATGATGACCTATCGGTTGTGCAAAACCTGGAGTTTTACTGCGGGGTGTATGGTGTGCCCCGTCACCAGCGACGCGAGAAGATCGATTGGGTGCTGGCTATTTGCGGGTTAGAGGGACAGGAGGACATGCTCACCGGACGCTTGCCCGGTGGTTGGAAACAGCGTGTTTCCTTTGGGGCGTCGGTAATGCACGAGCCAGAGATTTTGTTTTTGGATGAGCCGACATCGGGAGTTGATCCCCTGGCGCGACGGCAGTTTTGGCGACTGATCGAAGATTTCGCCCGACGTGGCACTGCCATTCTGGTTACCACCCACTACCTCGAAGAAGCTGAACACTGTAACTATCTGGGCTTTTTAGTGGCGGGTGAGGTGATGGCTCAAGGCTCCCCTAGCCAGATCAAAGCCCAACAACCTGGGCAGTTGATTGAGCTTGTGACCAATCACACCCAAACTGCCTCAGATCTATTAAAAACACAACTCGATCCGTGGCGCGTCTCGATCTTTGGCGATCGCCTCCACCTTGTCCTCGATCATCCCGACACAGAACTTCCCCACATTCGAGATCTGTTGGATCAAACACCTACCCCCAATGGAATGCTCGAAATTCACTCCTTACGTCCGGTTCCTTTCTCGTTAGAAGACACCTTTATTGGCATTGTGGAACGTGCTCAAAGCAAGGTTTCAACTAATGCTTAA
- a CDS encoding ABC transporter permease, producing the protein MKRIWSQCTKELAQFGRDRLTVALAFVLPLLTLLIFGFAIRLEAKNIPIAIQDLDNSFLSRSYIERIFATNQFQPVSWVGGDPVRDALDPGIAKAALIIPPDFSRQLKSGLSSEIQVLVDGTDVNNARIIQNSIQAVTQFFLRVTGLQQPPALRVVPHTRIWFNPGRKESLYIVPGTCAVILWIYPSLLAAIALVREKEQGTIVQVYASSLTALEFIAGKALAYILIGLSEAVVVIGLGALLFRLNFAGDPTPLFIGTPIFIATSVMFGMVVGSRATNQNAAVQAVATIGFLTAFLLSGFIYPLSNIPFPLSLISNVVPARYYIEIIRDAFVRGTGWSGVWFSMLVLTLIGLFLFNVARRNLQRMQISE; encoded by the coding sequence ATGAAACGAATCTGGAGCCAATGTACTAAGGAATTAGCTCAATTTGGTCGCGATCGCCTCACAGTGGCTCTGGCGTTTGTGTTACCTTTATTGACACTTTTAATCTTTGGTTTTGCGATTCGGTTAGAGGCTAAAAATATCCCGATCGCGATTCAAGATTTGGACAACAGTTTTTTAAGTCGTTCGTATATCGAGCGCATATTTGCTACTAACCAATTTCAGCCTGTTTCCTGGGTTGGAGGTGATCCAGTTCGAGATGCATTAGATCCGGGTATTGCAAAAGCAGCATTAATCATTCCTCCTGATTTTTCTCGTCAATTAAAGTCAGGATTGTCCAGTGAAATTCAAGTGTTAGTCGATGGCACCGATGTTAACAATGCCCGCATTATTCAAAACAGTATTCAAGCAGTTACACAATTCTTTTTAAGAGTCACCGGGTTACAACAACCACCTGCTTTACGGGTCGTTCCCCATACCCGAATTTGGTTTAATCCCGGTCGCAAAGAATCGCTTTACATTGTGCCCGGAACCTGTGCCGTTATTCTGTGGATTTATCCCTCTTTATTGGCGGCGATCGCTCTGGTTCGTGAAAAAGAGCAGGGAACGATTGTACAGGTTTATGCCTCCAGTTTGACTGCATTAGAATTCATTGCGGGAAAGGCATTGGCATATATTCTGATTGGCTTAAGTGAGGCAGTGGTCGTGATAGGATTGGGTGCTCTACTCTTTCGACTCAACTTTGCCGGAGATCCCACTCCACTCTTCATTGGCACACCGATTTTTATTGCAACCAGCGTTATGTTTGGCATGGTCGTCGGCTCCCGTGCCACTAATCAAAATGCAGCCGTTCAAGCAGTAGCAACAATTGGGTTTCTGACGGCATTTTTACTATCAGGTTTTATTTATCCCCTGAGCAATATTCCCTTTCCATTATCGTTAATCTCCAATGTGGTTCCTGCCCGCTATTACATTGAGATTATTCGGGATGCCTTTGTGCGAGGAACGGGTTGGAGTGGCGTCTGGTTCTCCATGCTTGTTCTAACATTAATTGGATTATTTCTTTTTAACGTGGCACGCCGTAATTTACAGCGAATGCAAATCTCAGAATAA
- a CDS encoding ABC transporter permease — MFKNFLNRLLNSRLWALATKEVNQIIRNKQLIFLLVFPPTIQLLVYGFALNPEVHFLKLGVVDYANSIRSHELVSALTENRIFITQDYLFSEQALGEQVQQGQITAGLIIPPEFDRQLAESQTADVQVLIDGVDANTAGIAAGYISQITNQFSRRLSPEVMTEVINPQVTFLYNPGLDSSWFFIPGVTGVVLTLTSVLVSSSTVVREKDTGTLEQLLITPAEAWEILVAKIVPLFVLLMADIFLALAVGEVVFQVPFRGSFPLFLLISALYIFVGIGLGILLATISRNQRQVVLTSFFINLPLIQLSGAIAPIESMPLIFQHLSWLNPLRHYVAVIRGFLLKGVGVVELWQHVLALGAIAVILMAVSIKKFRTQLS; from the coding sequence ATGTTTAAGAACTTCCTCAATCGCCTCCTCAATAGTCGGCTTTGGGCATTGGCAACCAAAGAAGTGAATCAAATCATCAGAAATAAACAACTTATATTCCTGCTAGTCTTTCCACCTACGATTCAACTGTTAGTTTATGGCTTTGCTCTAAACCCAGAAGTTCACTTTTTGAAACTGGGAGTTGTGGATTATGCAAACAGCATCCGCAGCCATGAATTAGTCTCTGCCTTAACTGAAAACCGCATCTTTATTACCCAGGATTATCTATTCAGTGAACAAGCCTTAGGGGAGCAAGTTCAACAGGGGCAAATTACTGCTGGATTAATCATTCCGCCAGAGTTCGATCGCCAGTTAGCCGAGTCTCAGACTGCCGATGTGCAGGTGTTGATCGATGGGGTAGATGCCAACACGGCGGGCATCGCAGCAGGTTATATCTCCCAAATCACCAATCAATTTAGTCGTCGCTTGAGTCCGGAAGTCATGACTGAAGTGATCAATCCCCAGGTGACGTTTCTCTATAATCCTGGTTTGGACAGCAGTTGGTTCTTTATTCCGGGTGTGACGGGTGTCGTGTTGACGTTGACCAGCGTGTTGGTTTCCTCCTCAACGGTGGTGCGCGAAAAGGACACAGGCACCCTGGAGCAATTGCTGATCACCCCGGCGGAAGCCTGGGAAATTTTGGTGGCGAAAATCGTGCCGTTATTTGTGCTGCTGATGGCAGATATCTTTTTGGCGTTAGCGGTCGGTGAGGTCGTGTTTCAGGTGCCGTTTCGGGGCAGCTTTCCACTGTTTCTCCTCATTTCAGCCCTGTATATCTTTGTGGGCATTGGTTTAGGGATCTTGCTGGCAACGATCTCGCGCAACCAGCGACAGGTCGTATTGACCTCATTTTTCATTAATCTACCGTTGATTCAACTCTCAGGAGCGATCGCCCCCATTGAGAGTATGCCGCTGATCTTCCAACATCTGTCCTGGTTGAATCCCCTGCGACACTACGTTGCTGTGATTCGCGGCTTTCTCCTCAAAGGAGTCGGAGTTGTGGAACTGTGGCAACACGTCCTTGCGCTTGGGGCGATCGCGGTAATCCTGATGGCGGTGAGCATCAAAAAATTCCGTACCCAACTCAGTTAG